From a single Pseudorasbora parva isolate DD20220531a chromosome 17, ASM2467924v1, whole genome shotgun sequence genomic region:
- the cdc42ep3 gene encoding cdc42 effector protein 3: MPAKTPIYLKSNYSKKGKKCRLRDILSPDMISPPLGDFRHTIHIGKGGECDAFGDMSFLQGKFELLPGKGGLTRPQYGIHGEFTRANSASDASCVETPSPVLKNAISLPTIGGSQALTLPLISTTMFPMNQDHLSEPSTPQASSEDLEILQMETLLQSINVFRSDPSPVPEEDEHSIDRMEMPEKSLAKKIHSSENELEKFLSVFVNGNGDANGNFNKGSNGDSVFHEEEMFSIKGDWADRDSGVEEGRLCDSDFEISKSKSHSQESLTQITGSLFSLELDLGPSILDDVLNIMNKPVS, encoded by the coding sequence ATGCCTGCCAAAACGCCCATCTACTTGAAATCCAACTATAGTAAGAAGGGGAAGAAATGTCGTCTGAGGGACATTTTATCCCCGGACATGATCAGCCCACCTCTCGGAGACTTTCGACACACTATTCACATTGGAAAGGGTGGCGAATGCGACGCCTTCGGTGACATGTCGTTCCTACAAGGAAAGTTTGAGCTTCTACCAGGGAAAGGTGGTCTTACTCGACCTCAATATGGCATCCACGGGGAGTTCACGAGAGCTAATAGTGCCTCCGATGCGTCTTGTGTTGAAACGCCATCGCCGGTCCTGAAGAACGCAATCTCGCTCCCAACCATAGGGGGCAGCCAAGCACTGACTCTACCTTTGATCTCCACTACTATGTTTCCCATGAATCAGGACCATCTGTCTGAACCATCTACTCCTCAAGCCAGTTCTGAAGATCTGGAAATCCTACAGATGGAGACCCTGCTTCAGTccatcaatgtcttcaggagTGACCCCAGCCCCGTCCCGGAGGAGGACGAACATTCGATCGACCGCATGGAGATGCCTGAAAAATCTCTCGCCAAAAAGATCCACAGCAGTGAAAACGAGCTTGAAAAGTTTTTGTCTGTCTTCGTTAATGGGAACGGTGACGCCAATGGGAACTTTAACAAAGGTAGCAACGGTGATTCAGTCTTTCATGAAGAGGAGATGTTCAGCATCAAGGGTGACTGGGCGGATAGAGATAGTGGCGTGGAAGAGGGTCGTCTATGTGATTCGGACTTTGAAATCTCCAAAAGCAAAAGCCACTCTCAGGAGTCACTTACACAAATCACAGGATCCCTTTTCTCTCTCGAACTCGACTTGGGCCCATCCATTTTGGATGATGTACTCAATATTATGAATAAGCCGGTGTCTTAG